A portion of the Vicinamibacterales bacterium genome contains these proteins:
- the glgC gene encoding glucose-1-phosphate adenylyltransferase, with protein MLDEAMVIVLAGGTGERLNPLTQDRAKPAVYFGGPYRIIDFVLSNCINSGLRRVFIATQYKSLSLNRHIRMGWSIVSEELGEFIEILPPQKRVGENWYLGTADAVYQNLYSVVRENPRQVIILAGDHVYKMDYSRMLRFHQERQSAVTIATIEMPLAESRRFGILQVDESDRVIGFQEKPNEPITIPGSPHLALVSMGIYIFEADILIRALEADAGRDTTHDFGRDVIPALIAEEKVFSYRFYDENKKAAKYWRDIGTLDAYFEASMDLVQVNPEFNLYDPEWPLHTYQPQAPPAKFVFAEEGRRCGQALDSIISPGCIVSGSRISGSILCPNVRVHSFCNIEQAILMPGVRVGRHARLRRVIVDRDACIPRGASIGYDLEEDRRRHTVTETGVVVVTRDDEPMVRDIDEDALQIEMEADRRGSAGE; from the coding sequence ATGCTCGACGAGGCCATGGTGATCGTGCTGGCGGGCGGAACGGGGGAGCGCCTGAACCCCCTCACCCAGGATCGCGCGAAGCCGGCGGTCTATTTCGGCGGCCCGTACCGCATCATCGATTTCGTCCTGAGCAACTGCATCAACTCGGGGCTGCGCCGCGTCTTCATCGCGACACAGTACAAGTCGCTCTCCTTGAACCGCCACATCCGCATGGGCTGGAGCATCGTCTCCGAGGAACTCGGCGAGTTCATCGAGATCCTGCCGCCGCAGAAGCGCGTCGGCGAGAACTGGTACCTCGGAACGGCCGACGCTGTGTACCAGAACCTGTATTCGGTGGTGCGCGAGAACCCGCGGCAGGTCATCATCCTCGCGGGTGACCACGTCTACAAGATGGATTACTCGCGGATGCTGCGGTTCCACCAGGAACGCCAGTCCGCGGTGACGATTGCCACGATCGAGATGCCCCTGGCCGAGTCGCGCCGGTTCGGCATCCTGCAGGTGGACGAGAGCGACCGCGTCATCGGCTTCCAGGAGAAGCCGAACGAACCCATTACCATCCCGGGATCGCCCCACCTCGCGCTCGTCTCGATGGGCATCTACATCTTCGAAGCGGACATCCTGATCCGCGCCCTCGAGGCCGACGCAGGCCGCGACACGACGCACGATTTCGGCAGGGACGTCATCCCAGCGCTCATCGCCGAGGAGAAGGTGTTCTCGTACCGTTTCTACGACGAGAACAAGAAGGCCGCGAAGTACTGGCGCGACATCGGCACGCTCGATGCGTACTTCGAGGCGAGCATGGATCTCGTGCAGGTCAATCCGGAGTTCAACCTGTACGACCCCGAATGGCCACTGCACACGTACCAGCCTCAGGCGCCGCCGGCGAAATTCGTCTTCGCCGAAGAGGGCCGGCGCTGCGGCCAGGCGCTCGACTCGATCATCTCGCCCGGCTGCATCGTGTCGGGCAGCCGCATCTCGGGCAGCATCCTCTGCCCCAACGTCCGCGTGCACAGCTTCTGCAACATCGAGCAGGCCATCCTCATGCCCGGCGTGCGCGTCGGGCGTCATGCCCGGTTGCGGCGCGTCATCGTGGACCGCGATGCGTGCATCCCGCGTGGCGCGTCCATCGGGTACGACCTCGAGGAGGATCGCCGCCGCCACACGGTCACGGAGACGGGGGTCGTCGTCGTCACGCGGGACGACGAGCCGATGGTGCGGGACATCGATGAGGACGCACTGCAGATCGAGATGGAAGCCGACCGCCGAGGTTCGGCCGGGGAGTGA
- the eno gene encoding phosphopyruvate hydratase, whose product MSVKITQVNGREILDSRGNPTVEVDVDLDSGSRGRAAVPSGASTGVREALELRDGDKHRYLGKGVLKAVANVNGELAKAVVGQTADQRAVDNLMNATDGTPTKSRLGANAILGVSMALARAVATANHAPLYASIGTLARVPADQFSLPVPLMNILNGGAHSDSNVDIQEFMVVPVGLPSFREALRAGAETFHALRSILKKLGLSTGVGDEGGFAPNLKANHQAIELVLEAITKAGYKPGQDVCVALDVAASELWEDTGDANGAPDARTGHYVFHKSGDGTKSPAEMVKMYADWIGQYPIVSIEDGLAEGDWNGWELLTRELGGRVQLVGDDIFVTNPAIFRRGIERKIANSILIKLNQIGTVTETLDAIEMARGAGYTTVISHRSGETEDSTIADLAVGTGAGQLKTGSASRSDRVAKYNQLLRIEEELGAKARYAGRESFRRLK is encoded by the coding sequence ATGTCAGTGAAGATTACGCAGGTGAACGGCCGGGAGATTCTCGACTCGCGGGGCAACCCAACGGTCGAGGTGGATGTTGATCTGGACAGCGGGTCGCGCGGCAGGGCCGCGGTCCCGTCGGGCGCGTCCACGGGCGTGCGCGAGGCGCTCGAACTGCGTGACGGCGACAAGCACCGCTATCTCGGCAAGGGCGTCCTGAAGGCCGTCGCGAATGTCAACGGCGAGCTGGCCAAGGCGGTGGTTGGACAGACGGCCGACCAGCGGGCGGTCGACAACCTGATGAACGCGACCGACGGCACTCCGACCAAGAGCCGGCTTGGCGCCAACGCCATCCTCGGCGTGTCGATGGCGCTCGCACGCGCCGTGGCCACGGCAAATCACGCGCCGCTCTACGCGTCGATCGGCACGCTGGCCCGCGTGCCGGCCGACCAGTTCTCGCTGCCGGTGCCGCTGATGAACATCCTCAACGGCGGCGCGCACTCCGATAGCAACGTGGACATCCAGGAGTTCATGGTCGTTCCGGTCGGCCTGCCGTCGTTCCGCGAGGCGCTCCGGGCCGGCGCCGAGACCTTCCACGCGCTGCGGTCGATCCTGAAGAAGCTGGGACTCTCGACCGGCGTGGGCGACGAGGGCGGCTTCGCGCCAAACCTCAAGGCAAACCACCAGGCCATCGAGCTGGTGCTCGAGGCGATCACGAAGGCTGGCTACAAGCCGGGCCAGGACGTCTGCGTCGCGCTCGACGTCGCCGCCAGCGAGCTGTGGGAGGACACGGGTGACGCCAACGGCGCACCGGATGCCCGGACAGGGCACTATGTGTTCCACAAGTCGGGCGACGGGACGAAGAGCCCAGCGGAAATGGTGAAGATGTACGCCGACTGGATCGGCCAGTACCCGATCGTCTCAATCGAGGACGGCCTGGCCGAAGGCGACTGGAACGGGTGGGAGTTGCTCACGCGCGAGCTGGGCGGGCGCGTCCAGCTCGTCGGCGACGACATCTTCGTCACCAACCCGGCCATCTTCAGGCGCGGCATCGAGCGGAAGATCGCAAACAGCATCCTGATCAAGCTGAACCAGATCGGAACAGTCACCGAGACGCTCGACGCCATCGAGATGGCCCGAGGCGCCGGCTACACCACCGTCATCTCGCATCGCTCGGGCGAAACCGAGGACTCGACGATCGCCGATCTCGCCGTCGGCACCGGCGCCGGACAGCTCAAGACCGGTTCAGCCAGCCGGAGCGACCGCGTCGCGAAATACAACCAGTTGCTGCGGATCGAGGAGGAACTCGGCGCGAAGGCACGCTACGCCGGGCGCGAATCGTTCAGGCGGTTGAAATAG